ATTTGTTAATCGCATCGTGTAACGCAACGCAAGCCCCCGTGATAGACGCTGTGCGTGTACCGCCGTCGGCTTGTATCACATCACAATCTACCGTAATCGTACGCTCACCTAAGGCTTTCAAATCAACGACAGCACGCAAAGAGCGAGCGATTAAACGCTGAATTTCCATTGTACGACCGCCTTGTTTGCCTTTCGCCGCTTCACGTTGGGTACGGCTATGGGTTGCTCTTGGTAACATACCATATTCGGCAGTCACCCAGCCTTGTTGTTGCCCTTTGAGAAAACGTGGTACAGTTTCTTCGACAGTGGCATTACACAGCACTTTGGTTTCACCAAATTCCACCAACACAGACCCTTCGGCATAGCGAGTATAGTTACGAGTGATTTTTACAGGACGAGTTTGATCAACAGGACGATTATTTGGACGCATATTTATTCCTTTTCTCTAAAAAATTTCCCCTATTCTAGCAGAATACCAAGTACAATATGCCAAATTTTGTAACAAAGAGAAAAGAGTACAATGATTTACAGTATGACCGCTTTCGCCCACCTTGAGCTTAAGAAAGAGTGGGGTAACGCCGTATGGGAAATCCGTTCGGTTAATCAACGTTTTTTAGAAACTTATTTCCGTCTGCCTGAAGCCTTTCGCAATTTGGAAATGACCTTGCGTGAACGTCTGCGTACGACACTAACCCGTGGTAAAGTAGAGTGTAGTTTACGCATT
Above is a genomic segment from Actinobacillus indolicus containing:
- the rph gene encoding ribonuclease PH gives rise to the protein MRPNNRPVDQTRPVKITRNYTRYAEGSVLVEFGETKVLCNATVEETVPRFLKGQQQGWVTAEYGMLPRATHSRTQREAAKGKQGGRTMEIQRLIARSLRAVVDLKALGERTITVDCDVIQADGGTRTASITGACVALHDAINKLIADGLLKENPMKGLVAAISVGIVDGQAVCDLEYVEDSNAETDMNVVMVEDGRLVEVQGTAEGEPFSHMELLQLLDLAQKGIEQLFEAQRQALNN